CACTATAGTCATTCTTCCTAACTAATAAACCTACTCCTAATAGCTCTTCTTGAAGTACTATAAGCCCTTATACTAAGTATCATCAGGACCAGCTAAATACAGGAGTTAATCGAAGAAAAATACATCCACACTTGCAGTAGCCTACTACAGATGATCTGTAAGATGGTTAGGGTGTATCCTTGTATCAGTAAGCTTCTACAGTTCTTTGATGAACCCAACCTCGACTACTTTGTCAGCGTCAATATCAAGATCAGCAAGCTTAGTTCGAGAGTTTTCTCGAAGCCAAAGAAAAGTCCACAGCAGCCAGGATCGGAGATAAGCCTTGGGGGATAGGACACTTGGCCAACCAATTTTAATCGTCTCTTTACCAAGAATGTACACAGTTGGAGAGTTCCGTGAAGATTGCATCATGTCTAGCTCGGCAGCTGTCATATCGTTGCGTCGACCCCTTGCGATTGAAATCGCAATTTGTTGAACAACATCTTGAGCGAGACCCGGATATAAAATGTTGTCTGTGTAGCCATGGCGCAGTGTAATGGCATAACACGAATCGATCTCAGAGACGCGTCTGATAATATATCGATCGGTCAATGGGACTGTAGGTACCGGAAGGGGGCGCATGTTGAAGAGAACAACGACTGCAGGTCGCGCGGCGAACTTGATGACGAATtggaagaaagaaggaggaaggGTATTGGTGATGCCAGACTTGTCAAAGAATATCCCCAGGCCTGGAACAGTAGAGATAGGTGTTCCACCAAATGTTGACGTTAAAGCCACAGGGCCTTTCGTGGCAGTGGTAGGAAACAAGAGCGCCTGGGGTGAaagttgatcttgagattctGCTTCCCACTGGCACTCTTTTCCGAAACGCCACAGGGTAAAGAGACAGGAGAGGATGAAAGCTAGAAGAAGGGTGAACCATGCGCCGTCTGGAACCTTTTCATAGACTGACGATAAAAAGGCTGCATCTAGACTGGCAAAGACCAGCCAGAGAGGCACAACTATGTATGCCGGAAGTCTCCAAACGAGGATTGCGACAAGGGAAACCATGCACGTCGTAACTACGTGAACTTAGCTGGAATTTGTAACGCTGCTGGAGTATCAACTTACTAAAAGTGACAGTGATAACGCAGACACCATATGCGTTGCCTAGGGAGGTGGTCTATAGAGTTGTAAGTAGTTACCCATACCATAAAGTCATTGAATACGTACATTGTTGTATACTGCTGTAATAATAACCGTACCAATCATAAGCAGCCAATTTGCCATTGGCATGTAGACCTGCTCGTGGAAAGTCTGACTAGTATGAATAACTTTGATATGAGGAAAGTATGAGAGCCTCATGATCTGAGTAAGAAGCTGAAAGGGTGAAGTTATCATGGCTTGAGATTTGCCATGGCTGCGAGTTTCTCTATCACTATTATAAAATACAGAGTTCCTGGAGGCACTGTATTAAAGAAGGGGTTAGTGAAAGCTTGTTTCGTCTCGTCGTGAGATATATACGCGGCCTGTCCTATGTATGCGATGAGCAGGCAAGGATAAGCCAAGCATATCCACGATAGTTGCACTGCACGTTTACTGAATGCTCCCAGGTCCGCGAATAAGGCCTCGACGCCTGTAAAAGCTAAGAGCAGACCGCCTAAGGATTTCCAGCCCTCGTGTCCGTTGCGCACAAGGTATGAGAAAGCAAAGTGTGGACTGAATGCCTTGAGGACAGTGTAATCGTGAACAGCGAGGTTATAAATACCAGCGCATAGGTTGAACAGCAACCAGATGGCGACAACCGGTGCAAACATAGTACCGATCTTTGATGTGCCAAATGGCTGGATGAGGAAAAGTGCAACAAGTATGCCACACGAGATGCCGACGATGGCAGAGGTTCCCAGGTTAGGATTGGCGACCTTTATTCCTTGAATAGCTCCTAGGACAGACTGAGCTGGTGTCAGCACGCCATCAGCCATNNNNNNNNNNNNNNNNNNNNNNNNNNNNNNNNNNNNNNNNNNNNNNNNNNNNNNNNNNNNNNNNNNNNNNNNNNNNNNNNNNNNNNNNNNNNNNNNNNNNNNNNNNNNNNNNNNNNNNNNNNNNNNNNNNNNNNNNNNNNNNNNNNNNNNNNNNNNNNNNNNNNNNNNNNNNNNNNNNNNNNNNNNNNNNNNNNNNNNNNNNNNNNNNNNNNNNNNNNNNNNNNNNNNNNNNNNNNNNNNNNNNNNNNNNNNNNNNNNNNNNNNNNNNNNNNNNNNNNNNNNNNNNNNNNNNNNNNNNNNNNNNNNNNNNNNNNNNNNNNNNNNNNNNNNNNNNNNNNNNNNNNNNNNNNNNNNNNNNNNNNNNNNNNNNNNNNNNNNNNNNNNNNNNNNNNNNNNNNNNNNNNNNNNNNNNNNNNNNNNNNNNNNNNNNNNNNNNNNNNNNNNNNNNNNNNNNNNNNNNNNNNNNNNNNNNNNNNNNNNNNNNNNNNNNNNNNNNNNNNNNNNNNNNNNNNNNNNNNNNNNNNNNNNNNNNNNNNNNNNNNNNNNNNNNNNNNNNNNNNNNNNNNNNNNNNNNNNNNNNNNNNNNNNNNNNNNNNNNNNNNNNNNNNNNNNNNNNNNNNNNNNNNNNNNNNNNNNNNNNNNNNNNNNNNNNNNNNNNNNNNNNNNNNNNNNNNNNNNNNNNNNNNNNNNNNNNNNNNNNNNNNNNNNNNNNNNNNNNNNNNNNNNNNNNNNNNNNNNNNNNNNNNNNNNNNNNNNNNNNNNNNNNNNNNNNNNNNNNNNNNNNNNNNNNNNNNNNNNNNGGCGCATCGATGTCTCAAGATATCGTAACATGGCCAGCCATGTTGACCAGGTATCTAACTCGGGTAAGACAAATCACATACATTGTCAAATTTCTCTGACAATTAATTATTGCCAAGAATGTATCAAACGGTTTTCTTAGCAGCTGAAAGCTTGGCTTTTCATTTGAGCTGACCCTTGGCTCTTTGGCGAGGCAGATGTAGACGCGGGATTTTCCCCCTCTTGAGACCGTGACAGACCAATCAAGGATAAGGATAGGATAATCACTGATTTGTCGAGACCCTTTGCCTGCGGCTCTGAATGACCGCGGATGACTCTACTGGCCGTGCAGATTCAATATGTATGAGGGAATATTCATCCCAGTAGGCCTTTATGGATGGCCCCTTGGCTTATCTTGACACCTGGGCCCTCCACGCTATCCTGCTCATCTCACCACCCAACACAAGCAACTC
The window above is part of the Fusarium oxysporum f. sp. lycopersici 4287 chromosome 8, whole genome shotgun sequence genome. Proteins encoded here:
- a CDS encoding hypothetical protein (At least one base has a quality score < 10), whose amino-acid sequence is MADGVLTPAQSVLGAIQGIKVANPNLGTSAIVGISCGILVALFLIQPFGTSKIGTMFAPVVAIWLLFNLCAGIYNLAVHDYTVLKAFSPHFAFSYLVRNGHEGWKSLGGLLLAFTGVEALFADLGAFSKRAVQLSWICLAYPCLLIAYIGQAAASRNSVFYNSDRETRSHGKSQAMITSPFQLLTQIMRLSYFPHIKVIHTSQTFHEQVYMPMANWLLMIGTVIITAVYNNTTSLGNAYGVCVITVTFITTCMVSLVAILVWRLPAYIVVPLWLVFASLDAAFLSSVYEKVPDGAWFTLLLAFILSCLFTLWRFGKECQWEAESQDQLSPQALLFPTTATKGPVALTSTFGGTPISTVPGLGIFFDKSGITNTLPPSFFQFVIKFAARPAVVVLFNMRPLPVPTVPLTDRYIIRRVSEIDSCYAITLRHGYTDNILYPGLAQDVVQQIAISIARGRRNDMTAAELDMMQSSRNSPTVYILGKETIKIGWPSVLSPKAYLRSWLLWTFLWLRENSRTKLADLDIDADKVVEVGFIKEL